A stretch of Longibacter salinarum DNA encodes these proteins:
- a CDS encoding SirB1 family protein, whose translation MPLSPPGSSGSDRPQTDVDAVGTVSDDLLAERVSDVLVDEDVQREVNALVRLLDDPDGDVQEQVHKRLTDLGREAMPALRRAYDASHGDVRKQIDAVVRRLHWNDIQTAWHAILDADQPNLERGAFILALYRFPNLDVEGYQDILDDWADQVEDRVMQSVGVDRARVLMEFLADEIGLMGNRDDYDDPNNSYLNRVIDRRVGIPISLAVIALSLADRLAVPLYGVGMPAHFLVKYSDARGEVYFDVFNDGQPVSREECVRFLLRAGIQPKPEYFEAATPTSILLRMVRNLRHIARTTGNEQMYEELTVLAEPYDDSIDDEG comes from the coding sequence ATGCCTCTCTCCCCTCCGGGTTCTTCTGGTTCTGATCGTCCGCAGACGGATGTCGATGCGGTCGGTACGGTGTCGGATGACCTCCTCGCCGAGCGCGTCTCAGACGTTCTGGTGGACGAGGATGTCCAGCGGGAGGTGAATGCGCTCGTTCGACTTCTCGACGATCCCGATGGGGATGTGCAGGAGCAAGTCCACAAGCGACTCACGGATTTGGGGCGTGAAGCGATGCCTGCTCTTCGCCGCGCGTATGACGCCAGTCATGGCGACGTACGCAAGCAAATTGACGCTGTCGTACGTCGTCTGCACTGGAACGATATTCAGACCGCGTGGCATGCGATCCTTGACGCGGACCAGCCGAACCTGGAGCGTGGCGCGTTCATCCTAGCCCTCTATCGATTCCCGAATCTAGATGTCGAGGGATATCAGGACATTCTCGACGACTGGGCAGATCAAGTTGAAGATCGGGTCATGCAAAGCGTTGGCGTCGACCGGGCTCGCGTGCTAATGGAGTTTCTGGCGGACGAAATCGGTTTGATGGGGAATCGGGACGATTACGATGACCCCAACAACAGCTATCTCAATCGTGTGATCGACCGTCGCGTGGGTATACCGATTAGCCTCGCGGTGATTGCCCTATCTCTGGCCGATCGCCTGGCGGTCCCCTTGTACGGTGTGGGGATGCCGGCCCATTTTCTGGTCAAATACAGCGATGCTCGCGGGGAGGTCTATTTTGACGTGTTCAACGACGGTCAGCCTGTGTCGAGGGAAGAGTGCGTACGCTTCCTGCTACGGGCCGGCATCCAGCCCAAGCCGGAGTACTTCGAGGCTGCTACGCCGACGTCCATTCTCCTTCGGATGGTGCGCAATCTTCGTCACATCGCACGGACGACGGGCAACGAACAGATGTACGAGGAACTGACGGTGCTCGCGGAGCCGTACGATGACTCGATCGATGATGAGGGCTGA
- a CDS encoding HD family phosphohydrolase translates to MGILESIGLSKRKARPVGQELESGRTDKESEARRHWLVRGGMFLALIVVTVLAFPRGEVYEYTVEVGDTWRQPTLVASFNFPIRKDASRVDRERQEARRETPPYFQELPNAQSKMAANRDTLRQQLDRILEAYADYRFHSTRNRPDAAQADSLRYVELRRNALVTLTPGQWRILTDSYVRQIPELSDTARQPATEERLDLQLLEDAFRLGTQLLRVGVMNQSRDSIYTDNIIIRNEEESVQRSVSKDNVYGLNEAYDYARKQFDQAYPNDETRASLTYAFFRDIFQTSLRYMRAETIRERDRRASEVTAYVGGVREGEVIVQKGERITDEIKRKLTSLEREKNERTAGQLPWWQLLGETIFALLTFLFFFYYLYQIRREVWDDQRDMLLISITLLAIIALFGVAVRIPWAHLYAVPIALAAVMLTIIFNSTIGLFSTLVLALVGGQMVGLDLEFTFASFIAGALGVFSVRDIKNRGQFVLSAGLVFLGYVLVIVGTYLYLGTPTERLGRELSYAAVGSSFTITAYLVLWILERTFDVTTDLTLLELSDTNRPLLKDLSLKAPGSFNHSLQVANLAEAAADRIGANALLTRVGALYHDIGKMKKPEYFVENQRAGANPHDKLKPRMSALIIASHVKEGLDLAKKSNLPERVKNFIPTHHGTARIEYFYRKAVEQTGPEDSPVLESEFRYPGPRPNSKETGILMLSDSVEAASRSLDDPTHNRLKSLIDLIFKERIEDGQLDDTGLTFRDLRQIKDTFLQMLLGIYHVRVKYPDQEEEMEDDSRPVVSAPEEIDEETYKSVSILWDKDVIGPPEQSVSSDRLRGLPGVRETRAPRPDLAEASPHHRSTRPRPDRPLSNGDRLTDSKDESNDGAAGGSSEETNRTASGDGATPNAPTEASTDANETAAPAADHEEGSDDANTPSA, encoded by the coding sequence ATGGGCATTTTAGAATCGATTGGCCTCTCAAAACGGAAGGCGCGTCCTGTTGGACAGGAATTAGAAAGCGGGCGCACCGATAAGGAGAGCGAAGCCCGACGCCATTGGCTCGTACGAGGGGGAATGTTCCTCGCCTTAATCGTCGTTACCGTTCTCGCATTTCCGCGCGGCGAGGTCTACGAGTATACCGTCGAGGTAGGCGATACCTGGCGCCAACCAACCCTGGTCGCATCGTTCAACTTTCCAATTCGGAAAGACGCCAGTCGAGTCGATCGGGAACGCCAAGAAGCGCGCCGGGAAACGCCACCGTACTTCCAGGAACTCCCGAACGCCCAGTCTAAGATGGCGGCCAATCGGGATACGCTCCGACAGCAACTGGATCGGATCCTCGAAGCGTACGCCGATTACCGATTTCATTCTACCCGAAACCGGCCCGACGCCGCCCAAGCCGACTCGCTTCGATACGTCGAGCTCCGTCGCAATGCCCTCGTCACGCTGACGCCCGGTCAATGGCGCATCCTGACCGATTCGTACGTCCGCCAGATTCCAGAGCTTTCCGACACGGCACGGCAGCCGGCGACAGAGGAGCGGCTTGACTTGCAGCTTCTGGAAGATGCTTTCCGACTGGGCACACAGCTCCTCCGCGTCGGTGTGATGAACCAGTCGCGCGACTCGATATACACCGACAACATCATCATTCGGAATGAGGAAGAAAGCGTTCAGCGCTCCGTTTCAAAGGACAATGTTTACGGCCTAAACGAGGCATACGACTACGCGCGGAAGCAATTCGACCAGGCCTATCCGAACGACGAGACGCGCGCGAGCCTCACATACGCATTTTTCCGCGACATATTTCAAACGTCCCTGCGCTACATGCGCGCAGAGACCATACGGGAGCGCGACCGCCGGGCCTCAGAGGTGACGGCATACGTGGGCGGCGTGCGCGAAGGGGAGGTGATCGTTCAAAAAGGAGAACGAATCACCGATGAGATTAAGCGAAAGCTGACGTCCCTTGAGCGGGAAAAAAATGAGCGGACCGCCGGACAGCTACCCTGGTGGCAACTTCTCGGCGAGACGATCTTTGCGCTGCTCACCTTCCTGTTTTTCTTCTACTACCTCTACCAGATTCGTCGTGAGGTCTGGGACGATCAGCGAGACATGCTGCTCATCTCGATTACGCTCCTTGCCATCATTGCCCTGTTTGGCGTTGCCGTACGCATCCCGTGGGCCCATCTCTACGCGGTACCGATCGCGCTGGCTGCGGTCATGCTGACGATCATCTTCAACTCTACGATCGGTCTCTTCTCAACGCTGGTGCTCGCGCTCGTTGGAGGTCAGATGGTCGGTCTCGACCTTGAGTTTACCTTTGCCTCGTTCATCGCCGGAGCACTCGGCGTCTTCAGCGTACGCGACATCAAGAACCGGGGCCAGTTCGTGCTGAGTGCCGGGCTCGTGTTCCTCGGGTATGTCCTTGTTATCGTCGGTACGTATCTGTATCTCGGCACACCGACAGAACGGCTGGGCCGCGAGCTGTCGTACGCAGCCGTCGGATCGTCCTTTACGATCACAGCCTATCTGGTGCTGTGGATTCTTGAGCGGACGTTCGACGTCACAACCGACCTAACGCTGCTCGAACTCTCGGATACGAATCGCCCGCTTCTGAAGGATCTGAGTTTGAAAGCACCTGGATCCTTCAATCACTCCCTTCAGGTAGCAAACCTCGCGGAGGCGGCGGCGGATCGGATTGGGGCCAATGCGCTACTGACACGTGTTGGAGCGCTCTATCACGATATTGGTAAGATGAAGAAACCGGAGTACTTCGTGGAGAATCAGCGTGCCGGTGCAAACCCGCACGATAAGCTGAAACCGCGAATGAGTGCTCTCATTATCGCAAGCCACGTCAAAGAAGGGCTGGACCTCGCGAAAAAGTCCAACCTGCCGGAGCGGGTCAAGAACTTTATTCCAACCCACCACGGTACGGCCCGGATCGAATACTTTTACCGAAAGGCGGTCGAGCAAACGGGACCAGAAGATTCGCCGGTATTGGAATCGGAGTTTCGTTATCCGGGACCGCGACCCAACTCGAAGGAAACCGGAATCCTCATGCTGTCCGACAGCGTGGAGGCGGCAAGTCGAAGCCTCGATGACCCGACGCACAACCGTCTGAAGTCGCTCATCGACCTCATCTTTAAGGAGCGGATCGAAGACGGACAGCTCGACGACACGGGCCTGACGTTCCGGGACCTACGACAAATCAAGGATACGTTCCTGCAGATGCTGCTGGGCATCTACCACGTCCGTGTCAAGTACCCGGATCAGGAAGAGGAAATGGAGGATGACTCGCGCCCGGTCGTCAGTGCACCGGAGGAGATCGACGAGGAGACGTACAAGTCGGTCTCAATCCTCTGGGACAAGGACGTTATCGGCCCACCGGAGCAGAGTGTCAGTTCCGATCGCCTTCGCGGGCTTCCGGGCGTTCGGGAGACGCGTGCACCCCGCCCCGATCTGGCCGAGGCCTCCCCACATCATCGCTCTACGCGCCCGCGCCCGGATCGACCGCTCTCGAATGGAGACCGGTTGACCGATTCCAAGGACGAATCCAACGATGGTGCCGCGGGCGGATCGAGCGAGGAGACCAACAGAACCGCCTCCGGAGATGGCGCTACCCCGAACGCACCGACGGAGGCGAGTACCGATGCGAACGAAACAGCCGCACCGGCCGCAGATCACGAGGAGGGGAGCGACGACGCAAATACGCCGTCCGCCTGA
- a CDS encoding GntR family transcriptional regulator → MSLLSLDRESKTPVSTQLIEQLRYLIASGHYKVNDTLPSTRKLGDRLGVSFHTVRKAYQALEEEGLLDAQVGSGYTVKERTPLDKSERMEQGAQIVGEALQRLIGLGLNDAEVEYLFQEQTSLLDHASMDRKLILVGPHAEMSDMAAAQISAVLQRTVRAVPISSLDRHEDADFVFTTFEHLDRVMRTVPRADTIGYVTHLPASVLEKVARLREHDTLGLVTRYRDTIPPLSNTLRQHSAFRGQVIAASIEEGTEHLDSFIDQTDLLLYTPSSRRRLLPLLGDEPPRVKLDVLVSQDSLDSIAEAVPA, encoded by the coding sequence ATGTCCCTCCTCTCACTCGATCGCGAGTCAAAGACTCCCGTCAGTACGCAGCTGATTGAACAGTTGCGCTACCTCATTGCGAGCGGTCACTACAAGGTGAACGACACACTTCCCTCCACGCGGAAGCTGGGAGATCGTCTGGGGGTTTCGTTCCACACGGTACGTAAGGCCTATCAGGCGCTGGAAGAAGAAGGCTTGCTCGATGCGCAGGTCGGCAGCGGGTATACGGTGAAAGAGCGGACGCCGCTCGATAAGAGTGAGCGTATGGAACAGGGGGCCCAGATTGTGGGCGAAGCTCTCCAGCGTTTGATCGGACTGGGCCTGAACGACGCTGAGGTCGAGTATCTCTTTCAGGAGCAGACGAGCCTTCTCGATCACGCGAGCATGGACCGGAAGCTTATTCTCGTAGGACCGCACGCGGAGATGAGCGACATGGCGGCCGCGCAGATCAGCGCCGTCCTGCAGCGAACTGTACGAGCGGTCCCCATTTCATCGCTCGACCGACACGAAGACGCCGATTTTGTTTTTACGACATTCGAGCATCTCGATCGCGTGATGCGCACGGTTCCCCGCGCCGATACCATCGGTTATGTCACCCATTTGCCGGCGTCGGTTCTGGAAAAGGTCGCACGGCTTCGAGAGCATGATACGCTCGGGCTGGTCACGCGCTACCGCGACACAATTCCGCCGCTTTCGAACACCCTGCGCCAGCACTCGGCATTTCGCGGCCAGGTGATTGCGGCGTCGATCGAAGAGGGGACCGAGCATCTCGACAGCTTCATCGATCAGACAGACTTGTTGCTGTATACGCCATCGAGCCGACGACGTCTCCTTCCTCTTCTCGGAGACGAACCGCCGAGAGTGAAGCTAGATGTGCTTGTGAGTCAAGACTCCCTCGACTCGATCGCAGAAGCTGTTCCCGCGTAG